The Alphaproteobacteria bacterium DNA segment GAGGGAGAGATGAACGCCATGACCGAATCGACCGCATGGGCGGCCCTGCCACAACGTGGGATTTTGTCCGTGTCGGGACCGCAGGCCAAGGATTTTTTGCAAGGCTTGGTCAGTCAAGACGTCACGCTGGCCAGTCCCGCGCAGATGATCCACGCCGCTTTGCTGAGCCCCCAAGGCCGCTTTCGCCACGAGATGTTCGTGATCGAAGGCGCGTCGGGCGAATATTGGTTAGAGACCGTGCGGGATGATATCCCGGCCCTGATCGCTCTGCTGCAGCAATATCGTTTGCGTGCGCAGGTCACGTTCAAGGATATCAGCGACGCATGGGGCGTGGCTTGGGCCGATGGCGCGACGGCATGTGCAGCGCATGACAAAATCTTTATGGATCCTCGCTTGCCCGCTTTGGGATGGCGAGCTTTCTTGCCGCGCCCGATGATAGAGGACTGTCAAGACGGCACGGATGCCTATCGCAAACACCGCCTAGGCTTGGGCGTCGCCGATGCTCAGTACGACGCGAAACGAGACCATGATTTGCTAAGCGACCTTAATTTCGACCTGCTTCATGGCATCAGCTGGACCAAGGGCTGCTATATCGGCCAAGAAGTCACCGCCCGCATGCATCATCGACGACTGGTCAAGAAGCGCCTGTTCCCCGTGCATTGGCAGGGACAGGAAATCATATGGGGTAGCCCGGTTCATGGTTCAGACGACAAGCCCTGCGGCGAGATGCGCAGCTGTTTTTTGGAGCAAGGCCAATGGCAAGGACTGGCTTTACTGGATATGATGGTGGTTGCCGAACATGTACAGATGGCTCCGTCTTTATATGGTTCCCTGGGCCAAACTTTATATATGGCCTGGCCTTCTTGGATGCCTATTTCCTGCGTCGCTTCATAGTTGATTGTCCATAGCCCCCGCTCTCTGAGTTCTCGACAGAGAAAAGGTTGTGCCCATGGCAGCGTGC contains these protein-coding regions:
- a CDS encoding folate-binding protein YgfZ, coding for MTESTAWAALPQRGILSVSGPQAKDFLQGLVSQDVTLASPAQMIHAALLSPQGRFRHEMFVIEGASGEYWLETVRDDIPALIALLQQYRLRAQVTFKDISDAWGVAWADGATACAAHDKIFMDPRLPALGWRAFLPRPMIEDCQDGTDAYRKHRLGLGVADAQYDAKRDHDLLSDLNFDLLHGISWTKGCYIGQEVTARMHHRRLVKKRLFPVHWQGQEIIWGSPVHGSDDKPCGEMRSCFLEQGQWQGLALLDMMVVAEHVQMAPSLYGSLGQTLYMAWPSWMPISCVAS